A window of Pseudoalteromonas sp. MEBiC 03607 genomic DNA:
CATTTTTCGACTTTTTCTTAATTTTGATTTTAGAAACAGCCGATTCAAGTTCAACACCATGAGAAACATTCTCATCAGTATCTGTTATTAACGTAACCTTAGAATTCATTGGCACTTCCCAGTTGACTACAATTTCACCAACATCGCTATAACCAACGAAAAAGGCGCGATCTACACATTTAGTTTGATCAGTGCTCAGAACAAAAAACCAAATGATCTCTGACGGACTATCTTGTGTTGAAAATAACTCCATTTGCATCATAGCTTCGTGGGAACGTATCAGTTTCCCTGATGGGAGTTTGTCAGGCTGACCTTTCCAGAAACGAACTGGAACGTCAGCGATACTAAACGTAAACCTCCCTTTCGGAGTCAGTATCTTAAGCCAATCAACTTCAAGTGACTTTCTTACTAAATGTGTACAACAACACTCATAGGACCTTATGCCCAATGATTTGTTGGTGTCACCCAAATCTCTGTTGTGTAAATCTACAACTTCTGCTCGAACATCTGCTAAAAGCTGAGCAACTTCAATTAGCTGACTTTCTTTAAAATTAGGGTTTAGTGTCATCGGTGTATTCAAATTTGTTACCTCAGGTAGTAAAGCAATAGGATTAGATACCATGGACAATAATATGCTAATTTTTAAATTTGTCAACCTACCACCAACTTGTTAACCAGAGACTAAAATGTAAACTAAATTTTCTTCTGCAAGTGTCTTAACGCCAACCCCGCCATCAATGCTAAACCGATGATCAACGACGGTAACACCACCGGTGGAATAGCCAGCGGGGCGAACAATCCCATAAACAGCAAGATGACGCCTGAGCCCAGGATAATCATGCTGTAGCGGTGAATGATAGGGCTCGAAAAATCAAAGGTTGTTTTCTTAATCTTCCATGTCATCAAGCCGTCCCACAGTGCTGGTAACATTAGAATAAGCGCAAAGGGCAACCAGACCATCAGCAAAGCAAATCGAGTGAACACTTGGTACAACACATCAAAAAATGCCTGAATACGGTCTTCTACCCAGACAAACCAAAAGCCTCCCATGTTCTCCATCCCTTTAGAGCGCAGTCGCTGCTCTTCAGTGGGGATTAGAAAATCACGCACAGATTGCTCCATCTGCGTATCCACAACCCATGACTGATACCAGCGATGGCTAGTTTGACCAATCCAATAGCTTGTTTGAGCGCCCAATTGATTTTGGATCATCTGCTTCTCTTTACTAATGACCCGGCCAGTCCAATCACCGGGCACTAACACGCCAATGGCAATAATCTCCAACATCAGTGCCAGACACAGCAGCCAAACCGACTTATGCTTGCTCATGCCAAACATCCTCTTCTACTCGCGCCAGCATGGCTGCAACGGTTGGCGTCATAATCCGGGCTTTAATCACTTGCTGAAGCCGCTTTGTCGTCGTATGACCAGTGACATAACGCACGTCGATGCGTCCTTCAGCCAGATACGCCATCCGATTTGGACGATTACGCATCCAGGTGTGGAAATACACACCATCCACGGCGGCCCACTCGAAATGGTCAGGATCACGCAGGCGAATCCCCGTTAAAGCACTGGCGGCAGTCCAGGTCAAGGCCTCAATGAAATGCCAAAGGCGTACACTGTCATCATCACAACTGACTTCTTCATAACTGCCCAAGCCATTACACAGACACAAATCAAAGATGGAATGGCCATCTAAAGTGAGCGCATCTGTTAAATAGTCCGCCAAACAGTGCACTGAGGCCAAAGCATGAGGCCAGTCGGTTTCAAGCAGTCTTAGAGCTTCCTTGAACTGGGGATTATGTTGCTGCCACTGAGCAATCATTTCTTTACTGGTAAGTGTTGTCATTTTCAGACAGACAGAATGATGCATACAGACTCCTTATGCTGCCTGTGTAGAGCTGGTTAAAATAGGAATGCGACCTTTGATCACGCGGCCACCTGAAAGCTTGGCGATGTACTCCAGGTTGGGGAGCTGACCTAATAACTGCGGTGGAAACATATCGCCTTCTTCCTCCATCAAGCGTTCGCCATGATTGCCGGTAAACAACGCGGGGCTATCCGAGTTAGACGACATACCTTGAGTTTGCATGATGTACTGCAACCGAGTTTTAGGCAGATTGTCGGTAATGTACTGCTGCGTTTCGGCATCCATCACCCGAAGGGCTATCAGGTTGTTGATGTTACCTAACACCTGGCGAGCCTTAGCTTCACTGCCTGTACGAGCGGCAAAGTCAGCAAAGGTCTGAGTAGCAATCACACAACGCATTTTTGCGCCACGGCCTTTGTTGAGCAGTTGAATGAAGGGATCGTTGACGACTTCAGCCGCCTCATCGATGAAGATATTTACGGGACGATTTTCCACACCATAGTTATAGCGGTCACCGGCCACAGCGGTAAGATCGGATAAAAGCAACGAACCAATGGCGCTGCCAACCATGGCGTCGGTTAATGAATCCAAGCCGATATACGCCACTTGGGCATTGTTGATAATACGGCCAGAATCCGTAATTAACCGGCTGTCATCCACGTCGTTTGCAATAGGTGATAACAGTGGACCTAGTTCACTTGAGGTGAGCATATTGAGCACCGGCATCAGTGAAGCCACCATCTTGGAATAGTGGGTTCTGTCATGTTCAAACATGCTCAAAAGGCCTTCCAAATCAGTATTGGCGGCAACAGGCTGAATGCGTTCATAGTAAAAAAGCAGCATCGCCATAGCTTGTTTTGCCAAGGTATTAGCCTTTTCGGTAAAGCGCTTAATCTCCACACTAAAGTTTGGATACACCTGCTCCCCCCAGGCTGTGACGGCTTTTACTACCAAGCCTTCTGGGCCACCTTCCAAGAATCGCCTCAGTGTTTTCAGATCAGGACGTTGTGACGTAAGCAACAAACCTTGCACTATGTTGTTCAATGCCATTTGGCCAAAGGCTTTAAATGGATCAGCCCCGGTTTCAGATGGGATTAGTGCCGCAATACGGCTGGCAATTTCAGTGCCCCGGTTAAAGTTTCTCAGGGGATTAAGGCGTACTGAATGCTCTGGAAAACCCGGATGAAAATACACAAAGCGCTCTGGACTACCGGCGGCAATACAAGCTCGCTGCGCATTATCCTTAAGTTCCTTGTCTCCCTTAGGGTCAATAATAATCACGGCTTCATTACGCAAAATGGCCTGGGTGATCATCGCATCAAAGCATCGGGTTTTTCCGGCACCGGTCGTACCGACAATTAAGGTATGGCCTTCTGTGTGACCAACTGGCTGATACACATCTTCTTCTTTGGGCTCGACACCATGAATCCAGGTCGAACCCATTTGTTTGCCGTGACCTTGGTTAAGCAAGGTTTGCTTATCCCTTTTTAGAATTTCATAAGCGCGTTGAGCATGACGTTGGTCCCACTCAAAGCCATACCCTAACCACAATTCATCAGGATGTTTTGCCATCACCTTTTGTAAATGCGAAAGCTCCATAAAAGCCAATGGCTTACCTTTTAATCCTATCTGCAACTTATAAAGACGGTAAGCCTCAGGCAGGCGATACAACGCCATGCCCGAGGAAATCCCTGTCATCCACCAAAATGGCTCAGGTGGTAGCTCAGTCAGCATTTCTGCGGCAATCGCCCCAGTGGCCCCAACCAGCCAGCCTGCTGCTGCCATGGCTTCATAATTCGTGCGCCAAGGCATCTCATATGCGTTTTCTTTCATTCATGCTCCGCAAATAACCGTTTGCAATCCGCTTAATTTCAAATGGATTAACGTTTAGCGTGAGCGGTAAACAGAACCGTTTCCCCCTCATCAAACTGGCATTCGTCACTGGCCGAGATCCCCCGAAGCAGCTGTCCGGCTGGAATACCATGCTCATTGGCGACTAGGCGTAGGGTTTGAATTGTGACGCGAATACCATCGGCACTATGATCCACGTCTGGGTAATCGCCATCGGTCAGTAAGATGGGCAAATCTTTCACAAAATTAACCATCTGTTGGCGCTGTGCGTGTTTGGGGTCTGTACATGAGTTCGTATTGGGCGCAATCGGCTTTTGCTTACGCTCCGCTCTTTTGGCGGGCTCCTTTGCTTGGGCATTGGTTGTCTCAGTTCGACTCGGACGCTGTGAAGCCTCATCGTTCTGAATTACTGACACTGATTCTGCGTCTTGATTGGAGAGGTCTATCAGTGCAGTAAGCCCTTTAGAAATCGATACTTTCAGCAGTAACCCTTGCTCCTGAACGCCATCATTCGTAGTCACAGTTCTGGCCTTACGTGTCGGGTTTGCTGGATCTAGTTCAAGCCAATCTAATTGACTGAGTTCAGCAAGCAGTTTTCGGGGAGCGCACCAGCGCCTTACGGCATCGGGATAGCGGATCAGTATCTGTTCACCAACCATAACCAACGCACTGCTGGCCTCTGGGAGCCACGCCAAAGATTCAGGGAGATTCAATGCCTCTGCATCGTGCTGGTTTGCGTTATTCGCGATTGCAGCATCGCTTGAATGGTGAGGCTTTTCGCATCCATCACCTGGAACATTTTCATTTGCCTGAAGGTGATTAACATCACTGGCATGACGAAGTTCATCATCTTGTTCGGACGATTTTGTTGATGGCAACTCAGACGAATTGCTGTGTTCAATTGATAATGACTCTTCAGGCAAGTCTGGATGCTCACTGGAACGACTCTGAGGTTCTGCTTGTGTTTGTTGTGTTGCTTCCCACTCAGGTTTACTAAACAGCGTAACACCACTTGGCACATTCGAGCTGAACAATAAATCGGCTTCAGATATATGCAGCATGGGTAACCAGATTGGCTTGTCGTCTTTGATCAGCACTTCAGGGGCAAGGCTTTCATATCGCTCATTTGAGGCGGATTTAGTGGCCAATGCTCGCTCAATGAGGATGTCCGCAAGGGTATCGGGATCTCTTGGTATGCCTGGTATCTTGTCTTTTGCCAATAGCTCAATGATGTCCTTAGCCGCGCTTTTCCAGACCAGGTAAAGATGGGTTGATTGATTTGATTTTCGTACCCAGACTCTGGCGTCTCGCTGATTGACTAACCATTGGGAACTGGCAAGTAATCGCCTCATGGCATCAAGTAGATAGCGTTCGACTGGGACACCAAGGGCATTGTCGTCAACGGAAATACGTTGAGCTTTCAGATCTCGCTGGACACTGGTTTGGTCGGCTTCAATGACCAATTTAGAAAGGACATGCTCGGGATCGGTATTGCCAATTGCTTCCAGCATGGCTTGCAAAATTTCAGGGCCAGGTTGAGTTAACCAGGCGAGCAACTCAGGTGTCATCACCCGGTTTAACACCAGAATTGAAAATTGCTCGTGTCGCTTGCACCGTCCATCGCGCCAGCGAATGAAATAGCGTTCAATACTGTTGTTTGTGGTCCACTGGGTTAAGGTTTCTAAAAAAGGGTTCCACTGATAGCGTCCATCTTCGTCCGTGATGGACAAGTCTGAAACAGGCTTACCAATATCATGGAACAAACCGCCAAGAGCAGCCGCAACACGCCACCTTGGTTCCAGCTCTTTTTTTTCAACAGGTGTGCCACTGGCAACAAAGATGATCCCTTCAGCTGCTTGTGCCGCCCAGAAAGCGACTTCCAACGAATGACGTAATAAACCACCCGCACCACTGTGATGATGATGCTCAGATGCTGGCAGCAAGTGGACATAAGCCGCCAGATGATCAATGCAGGGCTGAATCAGCCTTTGAAACTCACGCTGATTAAAGCCAAGTACCTGGCGCAGTTTGGCAATTAGCTCGTCTTGTGTGGACTGCAAATCCTCGGGTGACGCAGCTGGCAACCCCTTCAGGAATGGCGGGTAGCGTGGAATCTCCGTATCCAGTTGCGATGACAGCTCTGGTAGTGCTTTGGCTTGAAAAAATAGGTTTTTGAACATAGTGAACCTCCGACACGATAGTGTGAAGGTTCAATCCAGTGTTGCTGGTTAATTAGATTCAAAGATTTAATACTTAAATGTGCAGACAATGTATTTAGGTCTTTTTGAACCCGATAAAATAAGCGCGTTGAAATACTAAAATTCAGGTTACGGGAATCAGGATACCTCTGCCGGTTTGTTTTTTAGCGCTTCAGCCGCTTTTTGCAGCGGCCCTTTTAAAGCTTTTTCTAACTTAGTCATCTGCTCTAAGTGCCATGCAACCGCTTTGGGCCACGTATCTTTATTGAAGCCATCAGCTTTGGTCGAAAACTGAATACGACAAGATTTCTTTTCATCCAATCTCATCCATTCAAGCTCCGCACCAAATACTTGTTCAATTTCCTGTTTGGACTCAAGCAAGGAATCAAAGAGATATTTATTCTCTTCGGTAATCCCACGGCTAATCCAAAGCTCAACTCTAAGCTCTTTTTGCAGAAAAATCAGGTTATACGGACAACCACTCAGTCCAGAACCGGCTGATAGCCAATGATCTTTACTCGGGCTAATGTTGTTGTAGAGCTGGCACGGACTTTTCTGAAACGCCTCTAATGCTCGCTCCCAGTATTCGCGACGCACCGTATGACGGTTTTTCAGTACCACTTCGGTCGTTTTTTCTTCCGCTTCTTTGGCATTAATACCGATCATCAGCTCCTTCGCTTCGGGCGTGGGGATGATCTGGTCAATATTGATGAGTAGCTGCTCACCCAACGAATAAGGGGTAATTTTAAAGCATGCAATACTAATACCTTGCCCCAATAGCCAAAGTGCAGTACTGGTCACTTCTTTGCGAAAGTTTGCCGCAACTAACATAATACGCTGGCTGTTACCTAGATTGAGCTTGACCTCATCCAGATCTGGCGCATCCAGAAATTCGCAAATTCTTTGACTGGCATTAAGTTCAGCAACCTGCGGGACATTTAACGGGTCAACATCTCCTGTTACAGGTTCATAGCGGTCCAAGTACTGCTGGTAGATTTCAACTATTTGCGCCTTGGTCAAACTGGCGCAATAAGAGGCATATTTAAGTGCCTGCCAGACCACATCACGGCCGCTGTCATCCAGTTTATTTTCAATGATGACCAAGTTGCCATCTTTATCTAGCGCAAGTAAATCTAAACGTTCGCGGGTATCATCAAAGCCATCGAACTCCTTTTGAATAATTAATAACTCTTCACCCAGCGCAGAAGGCTCATGCGCCAACCATTCCTGAAGGTGTTTTCGCTCAGAAAAGCCAAGCTCACTGAACTTCTTTGCCCTAACAGGACTAATCCTGTTGGTTTGATGATTTACCGTGAACATGGTTATTTATCCTATTACTTAGCACTTTTTACCGCTTCAATTTCATTTACAGAATTATTTAACAAAGCCATTTAGCAACTGAGCAAAATCGCATCTCTAGAGTCGGGATTTATCTCTTTCCATCGCTTGATTAATGTTGTGACGCAGGGGTTACCCGCAAGCTGATTCATACGAACCCAATCAACATCTAGCAAATCAGCAAGTAATTCGATGTCCAATTCACCTTGCAAGGTGTGCCATTGTCGGATGCTTGGCTGTCTCATCAACTGAGCTTTTGGAGAGGTTAATCCACCGACAACAAAATATCCCTTTTCTTTGTCGTACCATATGCGTTGAATACCCGGTATGTTACTCATCCAGCGTTTGATGTCGTTTAAAGGCTTATCGAAGTATCGAGATAACAAGGTATCTAAACTACCACTGATTGATGTATCTTTTTTCTTACCTCGCTTATCTAACCAACGCTGAATAACCTCTTTTTTCACCTGATAGTAAGTCACCTTCGTTTCATTTTGCTGATGGAGCGAAACTAATTGTTCTTGCCATAATTCAACTAATTCGGGTAACTCACTTTCAAATCGCATTGTTGCCTTTTGGCTGGATAACACGCCATCATCACTCAACTCTTTGACAATATTGAGCAATACTTCACTATCTGGCAGCACCCAATCCGTCAACGGATAAGGCTTCTGTTTCTTGGTTAAATCCGAAAGCGCATCTTCCATACCCAGTGGCAATACATTCGTTTGGTCGTAAGATGGATCTTGCATCATGATTGATACTTGTTCGTCCTTATCCTTACTCAAAACAAGCGTAATTCTTGCCGCAAATCGTCGTTGTTTATCAACTTCAGTACCGTAGTAATCCATTACGACATTCTGACGATAACTATAGGGCCAATTCTCATTCATCAAAGTGAGCAAATCATCTACGGATGTTTCGAAATTGGCCAGGTACTCATTTGTTTTCAAAGTCATACCAGAATCAGTGGGATAGAAGGGGATCAACACCGGTCTGTCGTTTGAAACCGTAAACAAATAGCCATCAGTAATGACAATGGTTGATTCGTTTAAACAGGCGCGTTGCAATGGCAAGACTTGAGAAACAGGCCTATCAGAATCAATCAGTAAACGTTTGATCTCTAACTCTTTAAGTACCACTTCAAGCTTTCTAATAATCGCTTCTTTGTAAGCTTTAGTATCTAATAAGTCGAAATTGTAAGTGTAATATCCACCTTCAGACGCAACGTATAGCTTTATCGGGTCATCGTCTCTTTTTGATTCGATTAACAACCCTTTTTCGACTGGGTCTCCCGTGACATCATGAGGATTAACGTTGATATGTTGAACTGCACACCGTCCAACTAGCGACTTCGTTAGTGGATAACGATCATCTTCAATACCTTTTTCCTGATCTAGCAAAATCAAAACGCGGTCCGAACGATCAAGCTTTATCCGTTCAAAGTCATCTGGTGCAATGCCCTCTAGCAAATCCCATGAAACATCGACGCCTTTCTGTGCAATGAGCGATTTAAATAAGTCTAAGATTTCTTCACAAGCAACAACGGTATTAACTCTTAGGTCTATAACCTTGATTTCACCGGATATCTCGATGCTTGGGAAAGATGACTTAGCCTTATTGGACTTATGCTTTGTTTTCAACGTCAGTGGTTGGAGATTTAATGTTTTAGCTGAAAGTTCAAAACCATAGTCACGCGCAAAACGGATAAACGCATCTTGCACTGGTTTTAACACCATAGGCCAACTTTGCTCAAACCTCTTTGGCGTAGAAAGATCCAGAAACGGTCGCTGTTTACGTGAATTTTTACTCTTTCCAATTTCTTTAAACAGCGTACCTCTCGGTTTTCTTTCATGGCCAGGATACCACCTGACGAGTACCTTATTTTTGTCATAGACCCATAGAGGCTTCTTAATGCGATCTATATCATCGTCATTAGATAACGGTCTTAATGGAACATTGGTATAAAACAGAGCAATCTCAGTGGTATTTCCATCTTTTAACTGCTGAGTTCTACAATCTAGGCTGATCGCATTGACACCGCCAGCCCAGCTATCTACTTTCAATAACGGACAACCTAAGCTGTAAGCACCTTTACAATGACCGCCAAAAGCCCGCAATGACCGCATCATTAGTCGAATCCACACAGGATTTAACACCGGTGAATATTCAACTCGAACTGGAGTAATAGGTTGCAACTCAGCGTCTACAATAGACGGAGGAATATCACTTGAACTTTGTAAAGCCACATAGAGACCAAACTGATTACCATTTTTTTTCATTAAATAGGCAAACTGCCGACTGTCTAGCTCAGCATCGATACGTTCTTCCCAGGCTTTCTTCTCTTTCCACTGATAGTTGTTATTGATGAGTGGATAGTGATAAACCACAAATTTGTTGGCTTTATCTGCATCAACCTCGCTATTCAAATAAACCAAATGAGACAGCGGCAACTTCCTCAAATCTTTATTTTTATCCATTAACCTTGCTCCCTCATACGCTGCCAAACTATTTTCGAAAACCACTTGAAGCCAGACGTCATTTGATACTCATCGTTCACCAAACAACCTGGTAGAAACAGGATTGAAGCATTCTCAACTTTTACTGGCTCCAACATTTCAGAAAAGCCAGATAAGGTACAATCTTCACCAGTTAATAGATTCGCGATAACCAAAATGGCGTTTTCACCACGGATTTGACGAATCTTCTCCAGCTTCTTAATTAATCCCAAAGGCGCAAATTCAGGATGTTTGCCTGAAGCAAGCCATTGCTCAAAGCCTTCATCTGACTGTTCCAGAGCAGCAATAGACCAAAATTTCGCATCAACAAAAACATCCGCGTTGGCTATCTCAAAATCATATAGTTCAAATAGCTCATGGTTGTAGACGTCTTGTTTAGTGGCTAGCTGCTTGTCACTTAGCAATGCGCGAATGCCTTCCTCACCAATACGCCCTTGTAAAATTCGCTGAATCACAACGGGATGAAATGAGAATTGCTCTTCAATATCGTTGGCAAACGGCTGAAACGACGTTCGAAAACCTTTACGATTAAACCAATCCGAAATAGCAGGTTGCCTATTAACAACCTCATAAAGCGTCTGGGGGTTATACTTAATCAATCCCGCTGCACGCTTTGCAAAGAACTGCCAACTTTTTGGGTCGTACCATATTTCACCAGTAACCTTTGATTCCTCGGGCCGTTCAAAGCACGCCCAACGACACAAAGGCTCAATAATGCCAAACGTATTGTTATGCGGCATCCATTGGAGATCATGCTGTAATACAGCGCGGCCTAATTCATGCCAAAGTCCTGAAATATCTTCGATACAACCCTTACCTTGTCGTGCATCTCGGATAGCGGAAACTAACTTATTATCAATAATATCTACCGCACCAGAGCCATCTTGGGAGCGCGTTTTCAACAGGGCAAGAAAGTTGGAAACCGATGCATCTTCGGAATGAGTAAGATCATCAATCAGCTGATTATTAAGGTTTGAAACCCAATTTCGGTTGTTAGTACAAACGGTTAATTGGCCGTAGTTGCGAAGATGGCCTGCTACATCATCGCTTAAATGAATAGCGACATGGGGCACATACGTCCAAGCACGTTCAATACGACCAACTTGCTGCTGCACGTCAGCGGCAAGATTCTTAACGTAGTCATTTGTCGCTTTGTAGAGCTTGTTTAGTTCCTGGATTTTAGCGACTGAGTTATTCATTAACGGCATAATAAATTGCCGCTGCTGCTTACGTGAAAACTCTGAACGCCTGACTAATTTTTCTAAGTTTCTGAGCTGAAAGCCAGCATGAGACATTTCGTCATCATCGTCATTGCTATCCCATGGTGAAAAGTAAAAGTGCTTACTTTCAATAATAAACAGCGACGTCAGATCCATCTGCCCTTGAGAGTTAGGCAAGGAGTAATCCAAATTAATGCCATTGGTAGCGGATGCAGTTTGTGTCATTACCACCACGGTACGGCCAGAGTCGAACGCCGCTTGATATGCGTGCTCAAATCCTTCTCGCTTTTGTGCTTCAGCATTGAGCAAGCAAATCATCATGGGCTTGCCGTTGACAGCCAAAGGAATAAACACATCGTCAAATGAAGACAATACTCCAGTGGTTAAACACTCCATTTCAAGCCAATCAGCGCTCATTCTGCTGTTCTCTGCGGTATCACTTATCAACCACTTCCGAAGGTATTTGACTGAGTTAACAAAGGCCAGGTGCCCTTTATGTTGTGGCTCATTCGCTGCCAAATGCAGAACGTGCAGTAATTTAAACAACACAGACTGCCGGTATTCATACTTGTAATCTGAGTGCTCAGCCTCAAAAAATGCAGCGTTCAAATGCAGTTTTGCCTCCTGAAAAACTGGGGCATTGATAGCATCATCAAAGTCGTGGATCGTGGTTTTTAGTGTCGAGCGACGCTTTTCAGATTTATCTTTAACCAACGAGCGGATCACCGCCATTTGTAACTGCTTATCCTCGTCAGTTTGTAAATATGGAATCGGCTTCTTAAACCAATCTTCGGGGCGCTGCTCAAAGCTATCGCCCAGAAAACTCTCGGTACATTGTGGATTGCGGGCCTGAGCCACGTAACGCAAAGCGCTTTCAATCCAGCGTATATCGAAATGACCAATCCCCCTTTCGATATAAGAGGTTGCGGATAGTGCAAAAACCAGGTTCCGACTCGATAACGAAACCATTAACCCTTCAGGCGTTGTCGGCAATAGTGCGCGTTTAATCTTGATCCTCAACGGGTCAATATCCGCCTCGGCTTCATCCGTGGTTAACAGCCAGGTTGTTAGGCCAAACATATTCGTCTGAGTATTAGGTAATAGGTTTGATCTACTGAGCGCTTCTAACTCAGGTAAGCTTGTGCGAGGTAATGAGAACAGCGATAAACTGGGTAACG
This region includes:
- a CDS encoding DUF4400 domain-containing protein; translation: MSKHKSVWLLCLALMLEIIAIGVLVPGDWTGRVISKEKQMIQNQLGAQTSYWIGQTSHRWYQSWVVDTQMEQSVRDFLIPTEEQRLRSKGMENMGGFWFVWVEDRIQAFFDVLYQVFTRFALLMVWLPFALILMLPALWDGLMTWKIKKTTFDFSSPIIHRYSMIILGSGVILLFMGLFAPLAIPPVVLPSLIIGLALMAGLALRHLQKKI
- a CDS encoding conjugative transfer protein — encoded protein: MHHSVCLKMTTLTSKEMIAQWQQHNPQFKEALRLLETDWPHALASVHCLADYLTDALTLDGHSIFDLCLCNGLGSYEEVSCDDDSVRLWHFIEALTWTAASALTGIRLRDPDHFEWAAVDGVYFHTWMRNRPNRMAYLAEGRIDVRYVTGHTTTKRLQQVIKARIMTPTVAAMLARVEEDVWHEQA
- the traD gene encoding conjugative transfer system coupling protein TraD (Members of this protein family are the putative conjugative coupling factor, TraD, as the term is used for the SXT and TOL plasmid systems.); this encodes MKENAYEMPWRTNYEAMAAAGWLVGATGAIAAEMLTELPPEPFWWMTGISSGMALYRLPEAYRLYKLQIGLKGKPLAFMELSHLQKVMAKHPDELWLGYGFEWDQRHAQRAYEILKRDKQTLLNQGHGKQMGSTWIHGVEPKEEDVYQPVGHTEGHTLIVGTTGAGKTRCFDAMITQAILRNEAVIIIDPKGDKELKDNAQRACIAAGSPERFVYFHPGFPEHSVRLNPLRNFNRGTEIASRIAALIPSETGADPFKAFGQMALNNIVQGLLLTSQRPDLKTLRRFLEGGPEGLVVKAVTAWGEQVYPNFSVEIKRFTEKANTLAKQAMAMLLFYYERIQPVAANTDLEGLLSMFEHDRTHYSKMVASLMPVLNMLTSSELGPLLSPIANDVDDSRLITDSGRIINNAQVAYIGLDSLTDAMVGSAIGSLLLSDLTAVAGDRYNYGVENRPVNIFIDEAAEVVNDPFIQLLNKGRGAKMRCVIATQTFADFAARTGSEAKARQVLGNINNLIALRVMDAETQQYITDNLPKTRLQYIMQTQGMSSNSDSPALFTGNHGERLMEEEGDMFPPQLLGQLPNLEYIAKLSGGRVIKGRIPILTSSTQAA
- the mobH gene encoding MobH family relaxase; this translates as MFKNLFFQAKALPELSSQLDTEIPRYPPFLKGLPAASPEDLQSTQDELIAKLRQVLGFNQREFQRLIQPCIDHLAAYVHLLPASEHHHHSGAGGLLRHSLEVAFWAAQAAEGIIFVASGTPVEKKELEPRWRVAAALGGLFHDIGKPVSDLSITDEDGRYQWNPFLETLTQWTTNNSIERYFIRWRDGRCKRHEQFSILVLNRVMTPELLAWLTQPGPEILQAMLEAIGNTDPEHVLSKLVIEADQTSVQRDLKAQRISVDDNALGVPVERYLLDAMRRLLASSQWLVNQRDARVWVRKSNQSTHLYLVWKSAAKDIIELLAKDKIPGIPRDPDTLADILIERALATKSASNERYESLAPEVLIKDDKPIWLPMLHISEADLLFSSNVPSGVTLFSKPEWEATQQTQAEPQSRSSEHPDLPEESLSIEHSNSSELPSTKSSEQDDELRHASDVNHLQANENVPGDGCEKPHHSSDAAIANNANQHDAEALNLPESLAWLPEASSALVMVGEQILIRYPDAVRRWCAPRKLLAELSQLDWLELDPANPTRKARTVTTNDGVQEQGLLLKVSISKGLTALIDLSNQDAESVSVIQNDEASQRPSRTETTNAQAKEPAKRAERKQKPIAPNTNSCTDPKHAQRQQMVNFVKDLPILLTDGDYPDVDHSADGIRVTIQTLRLVANEHGIPAGQLLRGISASDECQFDEGETVLFTAHAKR
- a CDS encoding DUF4268 domain-containing protein; this encodes MFTVNHQTNRISPVRAKKFSELGFSERKHLQEWLAHEPSALGEELLIIQKEFDGFDDTRERLDLLALDKDGNLVIIENKLDDSGRDVVWQALKYASYCASLTKAQIVEIYQQYLDRYEPVTGDVDPLNVPQVAELNASQRICEFLDAPDLDEVKLNLGNSQRIMLVAANFRKEVTSTALWLLGQGISIACFKITPYSLGEQLLINIDQIIPTPEAKELMIGINAKEAEEKTTEVVLKNRHTVRREYWERALEAFQKSPCQLYNNISPSKDHWLSAGSGLSGCPYNLIFLQKELRVELWISRGITEENKYLFDSLLESKQEIEQVFGAELEWMRLDEKKSCRIQFSTKADGFNKDTWPKAVAWHLEQMTKLEKALKGPLQKAAEALKNKPAEVS